Proteins from a single region of Dyadobacter fanqingshengii:
- a CDS encoding type III pantothenate kinase: MNIVIDSGNTYSKVGWFREEKLIRYTTHLTFSELIEAVRSEMPENILFSSVSYNAADFESALGKSLKIYNLSPETPLPITKNYDTPQTLGADRIAASAGANFLYPGEDLVVIDMGTCITYDLIDKDAVFQGGLISPGVKMRFNAMHSFTKRLPLVEPEPEPPLIGKSTRSAMQSGVMNGVLAEMQGIIEKYRHNSPDLRVLLCGGDAAFFESSLKPPIFAVPELVLIGLNRILTYNVSLQ, encoded by the coding sequence ATGAACATTGTCATTGATTCCGGGAACACATATTCGAAGGTAGGGTGGTTCCGGGAAGAGAAACTTATACGATATACGACGCACCTTACATTTAGCGAATTGATCGAAGCGGTGCGCTCGGAAATGCCGGAAAACATTTTATTTTCATCTGTAAGTTACAACGCAGCTGATTTCGAGAGTGCTTTGGGTAAGTCATTGAAAATATACAACTTATCGCCGGAAACGCCTCTGCCGATCACAAAAAATTATGATACACCGCAAACTTTGGGTGCAGATCGGATTGCAGCTTCGGCTGGCGCTAATTTTCTGTATCCCGGTGAAGATCTCGTTGTGATTGATATGGGCACTTGCATTACTTACGATCTGATTGATAAAGATGCAGTGTTTCAGGGCGGATTGATTTCCCCGGGGGTGAAGATGCGATTCAATGCCATGCATTCGTTCACTAAGCGGCTTCCTCTAGTAGAACCTGAACCAGAGCCGCCATTGATCGGAAAGAGCACACGCAGTGCCATGCAAAGCGGCGTAATGAACGGGGTTCTTGCGGAAATGCAGGGAATTATTGAAAAGTACCGTCACAATTCACCGGATTTGCGCGTACTATTATGTGGAGGAGATGCTGCTTTTTTTGAAAGTAGCCTGAAACCACCCATCTTTGCGGTGCCGGAATTGGTTTTAATAGGATTGAACAGAATTTTAACATATAATGTCTCGTTACAGTAG
- the rho gene encoding transcription termination factor Rho, whose amino-acid sequence MPTIDELNIKLLSELKEIAGNLGVAEYAKLPKKELINRILLKQEPAAVTEAPTASEPVNMAPEAHSAAPTAEDSDDYNSDEPKKKRARRPAENAAGDTLKPANNRPANANNRPARLKKDSASPVPSPAPLFDTSLRNQRPDINDRPKNLDIREEADSDSDTLNDLGKEEITNQPEAETPANEEVVSEKSEINLEEAAAAAKEEKQNRQPNQPNQPNQSNDSSDRQPQQPQQPAHRDDPSSKIKRNYNNYVREFDGLIVNEGVLEIMQDGGYGFLRSADYNYLASPDDIYVSPSQIKLFGLKTGDTVRGQIRPPKEGEKYFALLRVETVNGKTTEEIRDRIPFEYLTPLFPEECLKLSSRPDQYSTRILDLFAPIGKGQRGMIVAQPKTGKTVLLKEIANAITRNHPEVFLLILLIDERPEEVTDMQRSVRAEVIASTFDEQADRHVKVASIVLEKAKRMVECGHDVVILLDSITRLARAYNTVVPSSGKILSGGVDANALHKPKRFFGAARNVEHGGSLTIIATALIDTGSKMDEVIFEEFKGTGNMELQLDRKLSNKRVFPAIDVMASGTRREDLLLDKETLKKVWILRKHMSDMNAMESMDFLLEHMKGTRSNEEFLISMNR is encoded by the coding sequence ATGCCTACAATTGATGAATTAAACATTAAGCTTTTATCAGAGCTTAAAGAAATAGCTGGCAACCTTGGCGTTGCAGAGTATGCTAAACTCCCTAAAAAAGAATTGATAAACAGAATCCTGCTTAAACAGGAGCCTGCTGCGGTTACCGAAGCTCCCACAGCTTCCGAGCCTGTTAATATGGCCCCTGAGGCACATTCTGCTGCCCCGACGGCCGAAGATTCGGATGATTATAATTCCGATGAGCCAAAGAAAAAAAGGGCACGCAGACCAGCTGAGAATGCTGCCGGAGATACGCTGAAACCTGCTAACAACAGGCCGGCCAATGCAAACAACAGACCGGCGAGGCTAAAAAAAGACAGTGCATCGCCCGTTCCTTCGCCTGCTCCCCTATTTGATACATCCCTGAGAAATCAGCGTCCTGATATAAATGACCGACCAAAAAATTTAGACATTCGTGAAGAAGCGGATTCTGACAGCGACACGCTGAATGATTTGGGCAAAGAAGAAATTACCAACCAACCAGAGGCAGAAACACCTGCTAATGAGGAAGTTGTTTCAGAGAAATCTGAAATTAACCTGGAAGAAGCTGCGGCGGCGGCCAAAGAAGAAAAGCAGAACCGCCAGCCAAATCAACCTAATCAGCCGAATCAGTCTAACGATTCAAGCGACCGCCAACCGCAACAGCCTCAGCAACCTGCTCACCGCGACGATCCATCCTCGAAAATCAAACGCAATTACAACAATTATGTAAGGGAGTTTGACGGATTGATCGTTAATGAAGGGGTCCTTGAAATCATGCAGGATGGCGGCTACGGTTTCCTTCGTTCGGCAGATTACAATTACCTGGCTAGTCCTGATGATATATATGTGTCACCTTCGCAGATTAAGCTTTTTGGTTTAAAAACCGGTGATACGGTAAGAGGACAGATTCGCCCACCGAAAGAAGGTGAAAAATATTTCGCATTGCTTCGTGTTGAAACCGTTAATGGTAAAACAACAGAGGAAATCAGGGATCGTATTCCTTTCGAATATCTTACGCCGCTTTTCCCTGAAGAATGCTTGAAGCTAAGCTCCCGTCCTGACCAATATTCTACAAGGATCCTCGATCTTTTCGCTCCTATTGGAAAAGGACAACGTGGAATGATCGTTGCACAGCCAAAGACGGGTAAGACTGTTTTACTGAAAGAAATTGCAAACGCCATCACACGTAACCACCCGGAAGTTTTTCTTTTGATCCTTCTGATTGACGAACGCCCGGAAGAGGTTACGGATATGCAGCGCAGTGTAAGAGCAGAGGTTATTGCTTCTACATTTGATGAGCAAGCCGACCGTCACGTGAAAGTAGCGAGCATTGTTTTGGAAAAAGCCAAAAGAATGGTTGAATGCGGACATGACGTGGTTATTCTGCTCGATTCTATCACACGTCTTGCACGTGCCTATAACACGGTGGTTCCTTCATCCGGTAAGATACTTTCGGGTGGTGTGGATGCGAATGCATTGCACAAACCAAAAAGATTCTTCGGAGCAGCAAGAAATGTTGAACATGGCGGATCGCTGACCATCATTGCAACAGCATTGATCGACACAGGTTCGAAAATGGACGAGGTTATCTTCGAAGAATTCAAAGGAACGGGTAACATGGAATTGCAGCTGGATCGTAAGCTATCCAACAAGCGTGTATTCCCTGCAATTGATGTAATGGCTTCGGGCACGCGTCGTGAGGATTTGCTTTTGGATAAAGAAACATTGAAAAAAGTGTGGATCCTGAGAAAACATATGTCCGACATGAATGCCATGGAATCCATGGACTTCCTGCTTGAACACATGAAAGGCACCAGAAGCAACGAAGAATTTTTGATCTCCATGAACCGATAA
- the htpG gene encoding molecular chaperone HtpG yields the protein MESVIQEKGNLSIHTENIFPIIKKFLYSDHEIFLRELVSNAVDASQKIKKLASYGEFNGELGDLKVVVKLDKEAKTITISDNGIGMTADEIKKYINQIAFSGATEFVEKYKDKGEDGKGDKGIIGHFGLGFYSAYMVAENVEIITKSYQEGAEAVRWECDGSTEFELGPAEKAERGSDIILHIAADSEEFLDEHRLRGILEKYGKFLPIEIEFEEKVINNPNPIWTKNPADLKDEDYLAFYKELYPFSEDPLFWIHLNVDYPFNLTGVLYFPKLKNDFQGQREKIQLYSRQVFITDEVKDIVPDFLQLLHGVIDSPDIPLNVSRSYLQADGNVKKINGYITRKVADKLSEIFKNDREGFEKKFDDIGLFVKYGIISDDKFYEKAKDFCLLKNTEGKFFTFEEYREHVKGNQTDKNDTQVWLYTTDEKKQDAFIQSAKKRSYDVLTFTTIIDSHFINALEQKLEKVNVKRVDADTLDKLVEKDVTLESILSSDDQDKVKKIFEEVAGSKSAHVQVEAMPVDELPVVITFPEFMRRMTDMQATSGQRSMFGDMPLMYTVSLNSNHPVISRVLQSENEEAQKSLAKQVFDLALLSQGLLSGSDLTQFIQRTVSTL from the coding sequence ATGGAATCAGTGATTCAGGAAAAAGGAAACTTAAGCATTCATACCGAGAACATATTTCCGATAATCAAAAAATTCCTTTATTCGGACCACGAAATCTTTTTACGTGAATTAGTATCCAACGCAGTTGACGCCTCTCAGAAAATTAAAAAACTGGCTTCTTACGGGGAATTCAACGGAGAGCTGGGCGACCTGAAAGTGGTTGTTAAGCTGGACAAGGAGGCCAAAACCATTACGATCAGCGATAATGGGATTGGTATGACTGCGGACGAGATCAAAAAATATATTAACCAGATCGCATTCTCGGGAGCGACCGAATTTGTTGAAAAATACAAGGATAAAGGCGAGGATGGCAAAGGTGATAAGGGGATAATCGGCCATTTTGGGCTGGGTTTCTATTCTGCTTACATGGTTGCGGAAAATGTAGAGATCATTACCAAATCATATCAGGAAGGCGCGGAAGCAGTGCGTTGGGAATGTGATGGTTCCACGGAATTTGAATTGGGGCCAGCTGAGAAAGCAGAGCGTGGTTCAGACATTATCCTGCACATTGCTGCTGATTCTGAGGAGTTTCTGGATGAACACCGTCTGCGCGGCATCCTTGAAAAATATGGCAAGTTTCTTCCTATCGAGATTGAATTTGAAGAAAAGGTCATCAATAACCCGAATCCGATCTGGACAAAAAATCCTGCTGACCTAAAAGATGAGGACTATCTGGCTTTCTACAAAGAGCTTTATCCGTTTAGCGAAGACCCGCTTTTCTGGATCCATTTGAATGTGGATTATCCTTTTAATCTAACAGGCGTGCTTTATTTCCCTAAACTGAAAAATGATTTTCAGGGACAGCGTGAAAAAATTCAGCTTTATAGCCGTCAGGTGTTCATTACGGATGAAGTAAAAGACATCGTTCCCGATTTCCTTCAACTCTTGCACGGCGTTATTGACTCGCCGGACATTCCATTGAATGTTTCAAGAAGCTATCTGCAAGCAGATGGTAATGTGAAGAAGATCAATGGTTATATCACACGTAAAGTGGCGGATAAGCTTTCGGAGATCTTCAAAAATGACCGCGAAGGTTTTGAGAAAAAATTTGATGATATCGGGCTTTTTGTAAAATACGGAATCATCAGCGACGATAAATTCTATGAAAAAGCGAAGGATTTCTGCTTGTTGAAAAACACAGAAGGCAAATTCTTTACATTTGAAGAATATCGGGAGCACGTGAAAGGCAACCAGACGGATAAAAACGACACACAGGTTTGGCTTTACACAACAGATGAGAAAAAGCAGGATGCGTTTATCCAGTCGGCTAAAAAACGCAGCTATGACGTCCTGACATTCACCACGATCATTGATTCACATTTTATCAATGCGCTTGAACAGAAGCTTGAAAAAGTGAATGTGAAGCGTGTGGATGCGGATACGCTCGATAAGCTGGTTGAAAAGGATGTAACATTGGAAAGCATTCTTTCGTCAGATGATCAGGATAAAGTGAAAAAGATCTTTGAAGAAGTGGCGGGAAGCAAAAGCGCGCACGTGCAGGTGGAGGCAATGCCTGTGGATGAATTGCCCGTTGTCATCACATTCCCTGAATTTATGCGTCGTATGACCGACATGCAGGCGACTTCGGGACAGCGTTCTATGTTCGGTGATATGCCGTTAATGTACACTGTATCATTGAACTCTAACCACCCGGTCATTAGCCGCGTGCTGCAAAGTGAAAATGAGGAAGCGCAGAAATCGTTGGCAAAACAGGTTTTTGATCTTGCATTGCTTTCACAAGGACTGTTATCAGGAAGCGACTTAACGCAATTTATCCAAAGAACAGTTTCGACTTTGTAA
- a CDS encoding MCP four helix bundle domain-containing protein produces the protein MKWSFVIQQKLKAALLLGGIMGLIILATLLSRRNMEGIDKSFSSIYQDRLIPATTIIYLTENLYGKRLSLEEYLLTNGAENKNEIKLQLSDHNRRIDSLIGAFEKTYLVDEEAKSLIAFKTEVLKYKALEKSVLNLCNAGAQEEGKKLFAGAGSNTFKNTITNLNELTNIQSSIGKDLMKESKSDIASFGIISFLQIGLAVVIGLMLLVLIQNSAIINKPKITGEKNQYFNLN, from the coding sequence ATGAAATGGTCTTTTGTGATTCAACAAAAATTGAAAGCGGCTTTGCTTCTGGGAGGCATTATGGGGTTGATCATATTGGCCACGCTGCTGTCCAGACGCAATATGGAGGGGATTGACAAGTCTTTCTCATCTATTTATCAGGATCGTTTGATACCGGCGACTACCATCATTTATCTAACAGAAAACCTGTACGGGAAGCGTCTTTCGCTTGAAGAATACTTGCTGACGAACGGCGCAGAAAATAAAAATGAGATAAAATTGCAATTAAGCGATCATAACCGGCGCATTGATTCGCTGATCGGGGCATTTGAAAAAACATATCTTGTGGATGAAGAGGCCAAAAGCCTCATAGCGTTTAAAACCGAAGTGCTCAAATATAAGGCATTGGAGAAGTCGGTGCTGAACCTGTGCAATGCAGGCGCTCAGGAAGAAGGCAAGAAACTGTTTGCTGGCGCGGGATCAAACACATTTAAGAACACGATTACGAACCTTAACGAGCTGACGAACATTCAGTCCAGCATTGGAAAAGATCTGATGAAAGAATCAAAAAGTGATATCGCGAGCTTCGGGATTATTTCTTTCCTTCAGATTGGGCTGGCAGTTGTTATCGGGTTAATGTTGCTGGTTTTGATACAGAACTCGGCTATCATCAACAAGCCAAAGATCACAGGCGAAAAAAACCAGTATTTCAATCTCAACTAA
- a CDS encoding DUF6962 family protein: MNEVAIDFSKVHQIQVFGITILEPSTVISSLMMTVICIYAFVHLGKLGRAHRMYRQIQFFFLFMGIATAIGGVLGHGFLYLTGQPGKIPGWFASMIAVALFERAAIWHIKPLLQKRNGLILGWLNYVELAVFFILTFITLNFLIVEIHAFYGLFLMLFLIEIYVYKKKKDPGSVNIFIATGLGAASAGLHALKFSFGPWFNYNDISHITMGASIWFYYLGAKHMTYYGDEVIRPKEVLESEA; encoded by the coding sequence ATGAATGAAGTTGCAATTGATTTCAGTAAGGTTCACCAGATTCAGGTTTTTGGAATAACTATTTTGGAACCTTCGACTGTAATTTCTAGTCTAATGATGACCGTCATATGCATTTATGCATTTGTCCATTTGGGTAAATTGGGACGGGCGCACAGGATGTACAGACAAATCCAGTTTTTCTTTCTTTTTATGGGAATTGCGACGGCAATTGGCGGCGTTCTCGGGCACGGCTTCCTATACCTGACCGGTCAGCCAGGAAAAATCCCGGGCTGGTTTGCCAGTATGATTGCAGTGGCGCTGTTTGAACGTGCTGCCATCTGGCACATCAAGCCACTGTTACAGAAGCGTAATGGACTGATTTTGGGATGGTTAAATTACGTAGAACTTGCCGTGTTCTTCATACTGACATTCATCACGCTCAATTTTTTGATTGTGGAAATTCACGCCTTTTATGGTCTTTTCCTCATGCTTTTCTTGATAGAAATTTATGTGTACAAGAAGAAAAAAGATCCTGGAAGTGTCAATATTTTTATAGCGACGGGCTTAGGAGCTGCTTCGGCTGGTCTCCACGCACTGAAATTCAGTTTTGGCCCGTGGTTCAACTACAATGACATCAGCCACATCACAATGGGTGCTTCAATATGGTTTTACTATCTGGGAGCAAAACACATGACTTATTACGGAGACGAAGTCATCAGGCCTAAAGAAGTGCTCGAAAGCGAGGCCTGA
- a CDS encoding peroxiredoxin, whose protein sequence is MSLRLGDIAPDFEANTTQGQIKFHEWLGDSWGLLFSHPADFTPVCTTELGKTALLKGEFEKRNVKVLAVSVDDIDSHNRWIPDINEVNNTEVNFPIIADEGRKVAELYDMIHPNASEKATVRSVFIVGPDKKIKLTLTYPASTGRNFNEILRVVDSLQLTANYSVATPADWKDGDDVIVVPAVSTEDAQKRFTKGLNIVKPYLRYTPQPNK, encoded by the coding sequence ATGTCACTTCGACTAGGAGATATTGCCCCTGATTTCGAGGCAAACACCACCCAAGGCCAGATCAAGTTTCATGAGTGGTTGGGAGATAGCTGGGGATTGCTATTTTCTCACCCTGCCGACTTTACCCCGGTTTGCACAACCGAGCTTGGTAAAACTGCTCTTTTAAAAGGAGAATTTGAGAAACGCAATGTAAAGGTGCTCGCAGTGAGTGTGGATGACATTGATTCGCACAATCGCTGGATCCCGGATATTAATGAAGTGAATAACACCGAAGTTAATTTCCCGATCATTGCCGATGAAGGCCGCAAGGTTGCGGAGCTTTATGATATGATCCACCCGAATGCCAGTGAAAAAGCAACAGTTAGGTCTGTGTTTATCGTTGGACCGGATAAGAAAATTAAGCTTACCCTGACTTACCCAGCTTCCACAGGCCGTAATTTTAACGAAATCCTGCGTGTGGTTGACTCGCTGCAATTGACTGCAAATTATTCAGTTGCAACGCCAGCCGACTGGAAAGATGGCGACGATGTGATCGTTGTTCCGGCGGTGAGCACGGAGGATGCGCAAAAAAGATTTACGAAAGGCCTTAACATTGTGAAGCCATATCTTCGTTACACGCCCCAGCCAAACAAATAG
- a CDS encoding cysteine desulfurase family protein, with translation MNLKLPVYLDNNATTPMDPKVLEEMLPYFSEKFGNAASRTHSYGWEAEEAVDMGRENIASLIGAHPQEIVFTSGATEAVNLAIKGVWESNTEKKGHIITVVTEHRAVLDTCKRIKNLGGSVTYLLVGSNGLIDLKELEQAITPETLLIAVMYANNETGVIQPIKEISDIAKAHGILFFTDATQAVGKIPVNVQADGIDLLAFSAHKLYGPKGVGALYVRKKNPTVTLTAQIDGGGHERNMRSGTLNVPGIVAFGKACEICTEKLASESEQLSALRDHFETQLLELRHIDINAGNTPRLPHATNISFHDIDGEKMIFEAASDIAFSRSSACTSATLEPSYVLKAMGLSNELIHSTFRFSFGRFSTEQQVDHAVKVISKIVKEHRSERNYGHHKVI, from the coding sequence ATGAACTTAAAATTGCCTGTTTACCTGGATAATAATGCAACCACTCCAATGGACCCAAAGGTTTTGGAGGAAATGTTGCCCTACTTTTCGGAGAAATTTGGCAATGCAGCCAGCCGCACGCATTCTTATGGCTGGGAAGCTGAGGAGGCCGTGGATATGGGCCGAGAAAATATCGCCAGCCTGATTGGCGCACATCCGCAGGAGATCGTTTTTACATCGGGTGCAACTGAGGCCGTTAACCTGGCTATTAAGGGTGTTTGGGAGAGTAATACTGAAAAAAAAGGGCATATCATCACAGTTGTTACCGAGCATAGGGCCGTTCTGGACACTTGTAAGCGCATTAAAAACCTGGGCGGCTCAGTCACTTATCTGCTCGTTGGGTCCAATGGGTTGATTGATTTGAAAGAGTTGGAACAAGCGATTACACCAGAAACATTGCTGATTGCTGTGATGTATGCTAACAATGAAACGGGCGTTATCCAGCCGATCAAAGAAATAAGTGACATTGCAAAAGCCCACGGCATTCTGTTTTTCACCGACGCGACTCAGGCAGTAGGTAAAATTCCGGTGAATGTGCAGGCGGACGGCATTGACTTGCTGGCTTTCAGCGCGCATAAACTTTATGGCCCCAAAGGCGTTGGCGCGCTTTATGTAAGAAAGAAAAATCCAACCGTGACGCTCACTGCCCAGATTGATGGTGGTGGCCACGAACGCAATATGCGCAGCGGCACACTCAATGTTCCCGGCATTGTAGCTTTTGGTAAAGCCTGCGAAATCTGCACTGAAAAACTAGCATCGGAAAGCGAGCAACTAAGTGCATTGCGCGATCATTTTGAAACGCAGCTTTTGGAATTGCGCCACATTGATATCAATGCCGGAAACACGCCTCGCCTGCCACACGCGACCAACATTTCATTCCATGATATTGATGGTGAAAAAATGATTTTTGAGGCAGCTAGCGATATTGCATTTTCAAGAAGCTCAGCATGCACTTCCGCAACACTTGAACCCAGTTATGTTTTGAAAGCAATGGGTCTTTCTAATGAATTGATCCACAGCACATTCAGGTTTAGTTTTGGCAGATTTTCTACGGAACAGCAAGTAGATCATGCTGTTAAGGTAATTTCTAAAATTGTAAAAGAGCATCGGAGTGAAAGAAATTACGGACATCATAAAGTCATATGA
- a CDS encoding XdhC family protein has protein sequence MKEITDIIKSYELAVAVGKKTALATVVHVEGSSYRRPGARMLVTDDGQLTGAISGGCLEGDALRKALLAISQQKNKLVTYDTTDDNDTTLGVQLGCNGIVHILFEPIHRDDAANPIALLKKALEKRQNAVVITLFSLNSRIASQPGTCFLNLETDKITIHNALGHNVLEQMLPEAELVKERQESFFREFAFNGQKLTGFVEYLRPAPALIIAGAGNDTIPLSEMAHILGWDVTVVDGRNGHATKQRFPKANNVVVAKPSEVLSKIETDAQTFFVLMTHNYNYDLALLKELINLEACIYIGALGPKKKLERMYGDLRNEGIEVTDEQKTKIFGPVGLDVGAETSEEIALSVLAEIKAVLNGRTGISLRKKPEPIHSRSDQKVDYHKSTREDFLCEIQTSQS, from the coding sequence GTGAAAGAAATTACGGACATCATAAAGTCATATGAGCTAGCGGTAGCGGTGGGAAAGAAAACTGCCCTGGCAACCGTCGTGCATGTCGAAGGTTCGTCTTACCGGCGTCCGGGTGCGCGCATGCTCGTCACGGATGATGGCCAGCTCACCGGCGCCATCAGTGGCGGTTGCCTGGAAGGAGATGCGCTCAGAAAAGCATTATTGGCCATTTCTCAACAAAAAAATAAACTTGTAACATACGATACAACAGACGATAATGACACTACATTGGGTGTTCAGCTCGGCTGTAATGGCATAGTTCATATCCTTTTTGAGCCCATTCATCGCGATGATGCCGCAAATCCAATTGCACTTTTGAAAAAGGCATTGGAAAAGCGGCAAAATGCAGTGGTAATCACATTATTCTCGCTTAATTCAAGAATTGCAAGCCAACCGGGAACCTGCTTCCTGAATCTGGAAACAGACAAAATCACCATTCATAACGCATTGGGGCATAACGTCCTGGAACAAATGCTTCCCGAGGCGGAGCTGGTGAAGGAACGACAGGAATCGTTTTTCAGGGAATTTGCTTTTAATGGTCAGAAATTAACGGGGTTTGTGGAATATTTGCGTCCAGCGCCCGCATTGATCATTGCAGGCGCTGGTAATGATACAATTCCGCTGTCTGAAATGGCGCATATTCTGGGTTGGGACGTTACGGTTGTCGATGGTCGCAATGGACATGCGACGAAACAGCGCTTTCCGAAAGCGAACAATGTTGTTGTTGCAAAGCCGTCAGAAGTTTTGTCTAAAATCGAGACCGACGCACAGACCTTTTTTGTGCTTATGACCCATAACTACAACTACGATCTGGCACTGCTAAAAGAACTGATCAACCTGGAAGCATGCATTTACATTGGGGCGCTTGGCCCGAAGAAGAAATTGGAAAGAATGTACGGTGACCTTAGAAATGAGGGAATCGAAGTAACTGACGAGCAAAAAACGAAAATTTTCGGCCCTGTCGGACTGGATGTTGGTGCTGAGACTTCCGAAGAAATCGCATTGTCTGTTTTAGCTGAAATCAAGGCAGTTTTGAATGGCAGAACCGGGATCTCGTTGCGGAAAAAACCTGAGCCTATTCACAGCAGGTCAGACCAGAAAGTGGATTACCATAAATCCACGCGGGAAGATTTTCTGTGTGAAATACAAACTAGTCAATCCTGA
- a CDS encoding nucleotidyltransferase family protein: MQELSGYAIIILAAGNSSRLGEPKQLLKYQGTTLIRHITEAAIEAKCAAVIVVTGSNASLIKEELHSLSYHVVNNQNWEKGMASSIVTGVREVIKKHPNIAGAIFAVSDQPFVNVTLFNALIDKALEQKSGIVASEYDNTFGTPVLFSNKYFPALLTLSGAEGAKKLVKKFADDATSIPFPLGSIDIDTQEDYQKLLRNS; the protein is encoded by the coding sequence ATGCAGGAACTGTCGGGATATGCGATCATTATCCTTGCTGCGGGCAATTCGTCACGCCTCGGAGAACCTAAGCAACTGCTTAAATACCAGGGTACAACGCTCATCAGGCATATTACCGAAGCAGCCATTGAAGCCAAATGCGCAGCTGTAATCGTCGTAACCGGTTCTAATGCATCCCTGATCAAGGAAGAACTGCATTCACTTTCCTATCACGTTGTCAATAATCAAAACTGGGAGAAAGGAATGGCTTCTTCTATTGTAACAGGTGTTCGTGAAGTCATTAAAAAACATCCGAACATTGCCGGTGCAATCTTTGCCGTGAGTGACCAGCCATTTGTCAATGTTACATTATTCAATGCATTGATTGATAAAGCATTGGAACAAAAATCCGGCATTGTGGCATCGGAATATGATAACACTTTTGGAACGCCCGTTCTCTTCTCCAACAAATATTTTCCTGCCCTGCTAACTCTTAGCGGAGCCGAAGGAGCTAAAAAGCTCGTAAAAAAGTTCGCCGACGACGCGACTTCTATCCCATTCCCACTGGGCAGCATTGATATCGATACGCAGGAAGATTACCAGAAACTGCTGCGGAACAGCTAA
- a CDS encoding ABC transporter ATP-binding protein, producing MIHLDRVTFGYSKKKKLFENLSLNLEAGHIYGLLGTNGAGKSSLLRNMVGLLYPQAGNINVAGHEPKKRLPAFLQDVYFLPEEIYLPSVTMKKYLEMIAPFYPKFDEAQFDGYIVNMDLPEGNKLTDMSYGQRKKFLIAFALSTNTKILIMDEPTNGLDIPSKSQFRKLVSTNLDRNRLILISTHQVRDLDNLIDSIIILESSKILIQHSLDTVAEKLCFGTLPSIEYDDRVIYSEPSMKGYKAVFENSDLEESRVDLEYLFNAVLGNPERIRQIFTKK from the coding sequence ATGATCCACCTTGACCGCGTAACCTTTGGATATAGTAAGAAGAAAAAACTGTTTGAGAATTTGTCGCTTAACCTGGAAGCCGGGCATATTTATGGCTTGCTAGGAACAAATGGTGCGGGCAAATCGAGCTTACTGCGAAATATGGTGGGGCTGCTTTATCCGCAGGCGGGTAACATTAATGTTGCGGGTCATGAACCAAAAAAGCGGCTTCCGGCATTCCTGCAAGACGTTTATTTTTTGCCGGAAGAAATTTACCTGCCGTCGGTTACCATGAAGAAATATCTCGAAATGATCGCTCCTTTCTATCCAAAATTCGATGAGGCGCAGTTTGACGGATACATTGTCAACATGGATTTGCCGGAAGGTAACAAGCTGACAGATATGTCGTATGGACAGCGGAAAAAGTTTCTCATTGCATTCGCGCTTTCCACCAACACGAAGATTCTGATCATGGACGAGCCGACTAACGGATTGGACATTCCTTCGAAAAGTCAATTCCGAAAACTGGTTTCAACGAACCTTGACAGAAACAGGCTTATCCTCATATCAACACACCAGGTGCGCGACCTCGACAATTTGATTGACTCGATCATTATTCTGGAAAGCAGTAAAATTTTGATTCAGCACAGCCTGGACACAGTGGCTGAAAAGTTATGTTTCGGTACATTACCCAGCATCGAATATGATGATCGCGTTATTTATTCCGAACCATCAATGAAGGGTTATAAAGCTGTTTTTGAAAATTCAGACCTTGAAGAAAGCCGCGTGGACCTGGAATATTTATTCAATGCAGTGCTCGGCAACCCGGAACGGATCAGACAAATTTTTACCAAAAAATGA
- a CDS encoding GntR family transcriptional regulator, with protein MEFKDKQSIYLQIADYICEQILLGKWPPNERIPSVRDFGGMLEVNPNTVMRTYDFLQNKEIIFNKRGIGYSVSEDAQQRILIYKKERFLESELPEVFKTLYLLNITMDEVKTLYDQFVVDTFPLNN; from the coding sequence ATGGAATTTAAAGATAAACAGTCTATTTACCTGCAAATTGCCGATTACATCTGCGAGCAGATCTTGTTGGGTAAATGGCCTCCCAACGAGCGCATTCCGTCTGTGCGGGATTTCGGCGGAATGCTGGAAGTGAATCCAAACACAGTAATGCGGACATATGATTTTTTACAAAATAAGGAGATCATTTTTAACAAAAGGGGCATTGGTTATTCGGTGAGCGAAGATGCACAACAGCGTATTTTGATTTACAAAAAAGAGCGCTTCCTTGAATCTGAACTGCCGGAAGTTTTCAAAACACTTTATCTGCTTAATATCACAATGGACGAAGTAAAAACGCTATATGACCAATTTGTCGTAGACACATTTCCGCTAAACAATTAA